In Burkholderia sp. WP9, a genomic segment contains:
- a CDS encoding Crp/Fnr family transcriptional regulator, which yields MSTLTEAFTPDAAALAARRMPSRAAPLEWSRRDGRMLDADLREAIHAAFTANPCLKSWPAHAIDALCDAGHLRTWTNGELIFARDEPCDDIQVVLSGAIEMSWTNAAGVRAVAVYMWPNEVINFIPVLDRRGSMHDQRAHGSTTLFHIPGQALFDLFAREPVLLRNVLDLICLRSRALHGRMGKTALAGFRARMADQLLALTEWHGRRTERGVELTIRLSQEDLAALLAASRQSVNKELRWLVRNGIVDVRYSRLTVIDMKALRELSEAA from the coding sequence ATGAGCACACTTACCGAAGCGTTCACGCCGGATGCCGCGGCGCTCGCCGCGCGCCGGATGCCCTCGCGTGCTGCACCATTGGAGTGGTCGCGGCGCGACGGCCGCATGCTCGACGCCGATCTGCGCGAGGCGATCCACGCGGCCTTCACCGCGAACCCGTGCCTGAAGAGTTGGCCTGCCCACGCGATCGACGCGCTGTGCGACGCCGGCCACCTCCGCACGTGGACCAACGGCGAGTTGATTTTCGCGCGCGACGAGCCGTGCGACGACATTCAGGTGGTACTGTCCGGCGCGATCGAAATGAGCTGGACCAACGCGGCCGGCGTCCGCGCGGTGGCGGTGTATATGTGGCCGAACGAGGTCATCAATTTCATTCCGGTTCTGGACCGGCGCGGTTCGATGCATGATCAGCGCGCGCACGGTTCGACCACGCTGTTCCACATTCCCGGTCAAGCGCTGTTCGATCTGTTCGCCCGCGAGCCGGTGCTGTTGCGCAACGTGCTGGATCTGATCTGCCTGCGCAGCCGCGCACTGCACGGCCGCATGGGCAAGACGGCGCTGGCGGGTTTTCGCGCGCGCATGGCGGACCAGTTGCTCGCGCTCACCGAGTGGCATGGCAGACGAACGGAGCGGGGCGTCGAGTTGACGATCAGACTCTCGCAGGAGGATCTCGCGGCCTTGCTTGCCGCGTCACGGCAGAGCGTCAACAAGGAACTGCGCTGGCTGGTGCGCAACGGTATCGTCGACGTGCGTTATAGCCGTCTGACCGTGATCGACATGAAGGCGCTGCGCGAACTGAGCGAGGCCGCGTGA
- a CDS encoding TauD/TfdA family dioxygenase: protein MSNLSLATSNALDIHPVTGRIGAEVRGVRLSGQLEPATLEAIRAALLRHKVIFFRGQTHLQDADQEAFAKLLGEPVSHPTVPVVDGTDYLLELDSHRGGRANSWHTDVTFVDAYPQASILRGVTIPEVGGDTVWANTATAYDDLPPPLKALAEQLWAVHSNEYDYANHANVGERGRDTEALKRYREAFVSTRYETEHPVVRVHPESGEKTLILGHFVESFVGLTPSASAHVLELLQGYVTRLENIVRWRWQTGDVAIWDNRATQHYAVNDYGDAHRVVRRVTLKGDVPVSVDGRRSFTRSVEPRPAAKAA, encoded by the coding sequence ATGTCGAACCTCAGTCTCGCGACGTCCAACGCACTGGACATTCATCCCGTCACTGGCCGCATCGGCGCGGAAGTTCGCGGCGTACGGCTGTCCGGCCAGCTCGAGCCCGCAACGCTCGAAGCCATTCGCGCGGCGTTGCTGCGTCACAAGGTGATCTTTTTCCGCGGCCAGACGCACTTGCAGGACGCCGACCAGGAAGCGTTCGCCAAGCTGCTCGGCGAGCCGGTTTCGCATCCCACGGTGCCGGTGGTGGACGGCACGGACTATCTGCTCGAACTCGACTCGCATCGCGGCGGCCGCGCGAATTCATGGCATACGGATGTGACCTTCGTCGATGCCTATCCGCAAGCGTCGATCCTGCGCGGCGTGACGATTCCGGAAGTAGGCGGCGACACGGTATGGGCCAACACGGCCACCGCCTATGACGATCTGCCGCCGCCACTCAAGGCGCTCGCCGAACAATTGTGGGCCGTGCACAGCAACGAATACGACTATGCGAACCACGCGAACGTCGGCGAGCGCGGGCGCGATACCGAGGCGTTGAAACGTTACCGCGAGGCGTTCGTGTCCACGCGCTACGAGACCGAGCATCCGGTCGTGCGCGTGCATCCGGAATCCGGCGAAAAGACCTTGATTCTCGGGCACTTCGTGGAGAGTTTCGTGGGCCTCACGCCGAGTGCGTCGGCGCATGTGCTCGAACTGCTGCAAGGCTACGTGACGCGGCTGGAGAACATCGTGCGCTGGCGCTGGCAGACTGGCGACGTGGCGATCTGGGACAACCGCGCGACCCAGCACTACGCGGTCAACGACTATGGCGACGCCCACCGGGTGGTGCGGCGCGTCACGCTGAAAGGCGATGTGCCGGTCAGCGTCGACGGCCGCCGCAGCTTCACGCGCAGTGTCGAACCGAGACCGGCGGCGAAGGCGGCCTGA
- the kdgR gene encoding DNA-binding transcriptional regulator KdgR, whose product MAATGKQRKDDAPAHVQDAENADFGGVGGMVCDKGESASSIGRVFAILGAIGDSGQIGISELSQRLGMSKTTVHRVIQTLKALGYVTQEVETERYRLTIRLFELGAKALESVDLVREADVEMRRIGAATREAVHLGAFDEDAIIYIHKIDADYGLRMQSRIGRRNPLHSTAIGKVLLAWMEPADAREVLSHVEFRKSTQKTLASAEAVLSILPRVREQGYGEDNEEQEEGLQCLAVPVFDRFGRVIAGLSISFPTMRCGADTKSHYVALLRKSGLAISTRLGYRETTAPAHLATE is encoded by the coding sequence ATGGCAGCAACAGGCAAACAGCGCAAGGACGACGCCCCCGCCCACGTACAGGACGCGGAGAACGCCGACTTCGGCGGCGTGGGCGGCATGGTTTGCGACAAGGGCGAATCGGCCTCGTCGATCGGCCGGGTCTTCGCCATTCTCGGCGCGATCGGCGACAGCGGACAGATCGGCATCAGCGAACTGTCGCAGCGGCTCGGCATGTCGAAGACTACCGTGCATCGCGTGATCCAGACGTTGAAGGCGCTCGGCTACGTGACGCAGGAAGTGGAAACCGAGCGCTACCGGCTGACCATCCGCCTGTTCGAACTCGGCGCGAAAGCGTTGGAAAGCGTCGATCTGGTCCGCGAGGCCGACGTCGAGATGCGCCGCATCGGCGCGGCGACGCGCGAGGCGGTGCACTTGGGTGCTTTCGACGAAGACGCCATCATCTACATTCACAAGATCGACGCCGATTACGGGCTGCGCATGCAATCGCGCATCGGCCGGCGCAATCCGCTGCATAGCACGGCGATCGGCAAGGTGCTGCTCGCGTGGATGGAACCGGCCGACGCGCGCGAAGTGCTTTCCCACGTCGAATTCCGCAAGTCGACGCAAAAGACGCTTGCCTCCGCCGAAGCCGTGCTCAGCATTCTGCCGCGCGTGCGCGAGCAGGGTTACGGCGAGGATAACGAGGAACAGGAAGAAGGCCTGCAGTGTCTCGCCGTGCCGGTGTTCGACCGCTTCGGCCGCGTGATCGCCGGTTTGTCCATTTCATTTCCGACCATGCGTTGCGGCGCCGACACCAAGTCGCACTACGTCGCGCTGCTCAGAAAGTCGGGCCTCGCGATCTCGACGCGGCTCGGCTATCGGGAAACAACCGCGCCGGCGCACCTCGCCACTGAATAG
- the kduD gene encoding 2-dehydro-3-deoxy-D-gluconate 5-dehydrogenase KduD codes for MGLNTVNTFDLTGRVAIVTGSNTGLGAAMALALANAGCDIVGVSRADAGDTPARVAATGRRFADVRADLGSIAPVEDIVRAAVEAFGRIDVLVNNAGLIRRENALDFTEADWDAVVDVNLKSLFFLSQAAARQFVKQRSGGKIINVASMLSFQGGIRVASYTASKSGVLGLTRLLANEWAAQGINVNAIAPGYMATANTAALRDDAQRNDEILGRIPAARWGTPEDLAGPVVFLASSASDYVHGHTLAVDGGWLAR; via the coding sequence ATGGGCTTGAATACCGTGAACACCTTTGATCTCACCGGCCGCGTCGCCATCGTCACCGGCAGCAACACGGGCCTTGGCGCGGCCATGGCGCTCGCGCTGGCAAACGCCGGCTGCGACATTGTCGGCGTGAGCCGGGCCGACGCCGGCGACACGCCCGCGCGCGTGGCCGCAACCGGCCGACGCTTCGCGGACGTGCGCGCCGATCTCGGCTCGATCGCGCCGGTCGAGGACATCGTGCGCGCCGCGGTCGAGGCTTTCGGCCGCATCGACGTGCTGGTGAACAACGCGGGCCTCATCCGCCGCGAGAACGCGCTCGATTTCACCGAAGCCGACTGGGACGCGGTCGTGGACGTCAATCTGAAGAGCCTGTTCTTTCTCTCGCAGGCCGCCGCGCGGCAGTTCGTCAAGCAGCGAAGCGGTGGCAAGATCATCAATGTCGCGTCGATGCTGTCGTTTCAGGGCGGCATACGGGTGGCCTCCTATACGGCATCGAAAAGCGGCGTGCTCGGGCTCACGCGGTTGCTCGCGAACGAATGGGCGGCGCAAGGCATCAATGTGAATGCGATCGCGCCAGGCTACATGGCGACTGCGAACACGGCGGCCTTGCGCGACGATGCGCAGCGCAACGACGAGATTCTCGGCCGCATTCCGGCCGCCCGTTGGGGCACCCCGGAAGACCTGGCGGGCCCGGTCGTGTTCCTCGCGTCATCCGCTTCGGACTATGTGCACGGGCATACACTGGCGGTGGACGGCGGCTGGCTCGCGCGTTGA
- the kduI gene encoding 5-dehydro-4-deoxy-D-glucuronate isomerase — MEVRQAINSEYAKTLDTAGLRQAFLVDQVFERDALKLTYSHIDRIIVGGVSPVARAVEVPGSLGKAIGVSYLLERRELGAINIGGDGWVDVDGTRHTVRNEEAIYIGKGAQAIAFGSDNATRPAKFYLNCAPAHTSYPTRTITLAQASPQTLGDPATSNRRTIYKFIVPEVLPTCQLSMGMTKLEPGSLWNTMPCHTHERRMEVYFYFNVAADAAVFHMMGEPNETRHILVHNEQAVISPSWSIHSGVGTQAYTFIWGMVGENQVFSDMDHIAVGDLR; from the coding sequence ATGGAAGTGAGACAGGCCATCAACAGCGAATACGCGAAGACGCTCGACACCGCAGGGCTGCGCCAGGCGTTTCTGGTCGATCAGGTGTTCGAGCGCGATGCGTTGAAACTCACCTATAGCCATATCGACCGGATCATCGTCGGCGGCGTGTCGCCGGTGGCGCGAGCGGTCGAAGTGCCCGGCTCGCTCGGCAAGGCAATCGGCGTGAGTTATCTGCTGGAGCGGCGCGAACTCGGCGCGATCAACATCGGCGGCGACGGCTGGGTCGATGTGGACGGCACGCGCCATACGGTGCGCAATGAAGAGGCGATCTACATCGGCAAAGGCGCGCAGGCCATCGCCTTCGGCAGCGACAACGCCACGCGCCCCGCGAAGTTCTACCTGAACTGCGCCCCCGCGCACACGTCGTATCCGACCCGCACGATAACGCTGGCGCAAGCCTCGCCGCAAACGCTCGGCGACCCCGCCACGAGCAACCGCCGCACCATCTACAAGTTCATCGTTCCCGAAGTGCTGCCCACCTGCCAGCTGTCCATGGGCATGACGAAGCTCGAACCGGGCAGCCTGTGGAACACCATGCCGTGCCATACGCATGAACGCCGCATGGAGGTGTATTTCTATTTCAACGTCGCCGCCGACGCCGCCGTCTTTCACATGATGGGCGAGCCGAACGAGACGCGGCACATTCTCGTGCACAACGAGCAGGCGGTGATTTCGCCGAGCTGGTCGATTCACTCCGGCGTCGGCACGCAGGCGTACACGTTCATCTGGGGCATGGTCGGAGAAAACCAGGTGTTCAGCGACATGGATCACATCGCCGTTGGGGACTTGCGTTGA
- the kdgT gene encoding 2-keto-3-deoxygluconate transporter, which produces MKLKKAIDRIPGGLMLVPLLLGACVHTFAPGAGKYFGSFTNGLITGTVPILAVWFFCMGATIDLRATGTVLRKSGTLLVTKMIVAWIATIVASHFIPIDGVKAGLFAGLSVLAITTSMDMTNGGLYAAVMQQYGTREEAGAFVLMSVESGPLVSMIILGATGVAFFEPRLFVGAVLPFLIGFVLGNLDGELREFFGRCVHPLIPFFGFALGNGIDLGVIAKSGVPGIVLGLGVIVVTGIPLILADRWIAGGNGAAGLAASSTAGAAVANPAIIGEMIPSFKPLVPAATAMVATACLVTAILVPILTALWVRRHHARDALREEFAAASSPPLNERDVHV; this is translated from the coding sequence ATGAAGCTCAAGAAGGCCATCGACCGCATTCCTGGCGGCCTGATGCTGGTGCCATTGCTGCTCGGCGCCTGCGTCCACACGTTTGCGCCGGGCGCGGGCAAGTACTTCGGGTCGTTCACCAATGGGTTGATTACCGGCACCGTGCCGATTCTGGCGGTGTGGTTCTTCTGCATGGGCGCGACCATCGATCTGCGGGCGACCGGCACCGTGCTGCGTAAATCCGGCACGCTGCTGGTGACGAAAATGATCGTGGCATGGATCGCGACGATCGTCGCCTCGCACTTCATTCCGATCGACGGCGTCAAGGCGGGGCTCTTCGCCGGACTTTCGGTGCTGGCGATCACGACCTCGATGGACATGACCAACGGCGGTCTCTACGCGGCCGTGATGCAGCAATACGGAACCCGGGAAGAGGCGGGCGCGTTCGTGCTGATGTCGGTGGAATCCGGGCCGCTCGTCAGCATGATCATTCTCGGCGCGACCGGCGTGGCGTTCTTCGAACCGCGCCTGTTCGTCGGCGCGGTGCTGCCGTTTCTGATCGGCTTTGTGCTGGGTAATCTGGATGGCGAATTGCGCGAATTCTTCGGCCGTTGCGTGCATCCGCTGATCCCGTTTTTCGGCTTTGCGCTCGGTAACGGCATCGACCTCGGCGTGATTGCGAAAAGCGGCGTGCCGGGAATCGTGCTGGGTCTGGGCGTGATCGTGGTGACCGGTATTCCGCTGATTCTCGCGGACCGCTGGATCGCCGGCGGCAATGGAGCGGCGGGGCTGGCGGCTTCGTCGACGGCGGGGGCCGCGGTGGCCAATCCGGCGATCATCGGCGAGATGATTCCGAGCTTCAAGCCGCTGGTGCCCGCCGCAACCGCGATGGTGGCGACGGCCTGTCTCGTGACGGCGATTCTGGTGCCGATCCTCACGGCGCTGTGGGTGCGCCGGCATCATGCGCGCGACGCGTTGCGCGAGGAGTTCGCGGCGGCAAGCTCACCGCCGCTCAATGAGCGGGACGTGCATGTGTAG